The Streptomyces clavuligerus genome includes a region encoding these proteins:
- a CDS encoding enediyne biosynthesis protein UnbU: MTDTTAEMTAPAPRYDPKVVTALRRFAISISVFNILGYTLLGFEQPWTWPLFALATAYAVEIVLEVVAARAEGRTERFRGNGVRGVVEFLFPAHITALALNMLTYVNDRVWVMLFGVIVAVGAKWVLRAPVRGRLRHFMNPSNFGIAVILLLFPWASIAPPYHFTEYVSGPLDWLIPLVIIMTGTLLNAKLTGRMWLIMAWLVGFVLQAVLRGLIFDTAIPGALGMMTGVAFVLFTNYMITDPGTTPSKPVAQMAFGGGVALMYGVLTALGIAYGIFFATAAVCLVRGGYLWWIDISARRGLSLAPAPPTADTDSPVAALAGPGATPGTEKEAIAA, encoded by the coding sequence ATGACGGACACGACCGCAGAGATGACAGCTCCCGCGCCGCGCTACGATCCCAAGGTCGTCACCGCCCTGCGCCGGTTCGCGATCTCGATCTCCGTCTTCAACATCCTCGGCTACACCCTGCTCGGCTTCGAACAGCCCTGGACCTGGCCGCTGTTCGCTCTTGCGACCGCCTACGCCGTGGAAATAGTCCTGGAGGTCGTCGCAGCCCGCGCCGAGGGCAGGACGGAGCGCTTCCGGGGCAACGGGGTACGCGGGGTCGTCGAGTTCCTCTTCCCCGCGCACATCACCGCCCTCGCGCTCAACATGCTGACCTATGTCAACGACCGCGTCTGGGTGATGCTCTTCGGTGTCATCGTCGCCGTCGGTGCCAAATGGGTGCTGCGCGCGCCGGTGCGCGGCAGGCTGCGGCACTTCATGAACCCGTCGAACTTCGGCATCGCGGTGATCCTGCTGCTGTTCCCCTGGGCGAGCATCGCACCCCCGTACCACTTCACCGAGTATGTCTCGGGCCCCCTCGACTGGCTGATCCCGCTCGTCATCATCATGACCGGCACTCTGCTCAACGCGAAGCTCACCGGCCGCATGTGGCTCATCATGGCCTGGCTGGTCGGATTCGTCCTCCAGGCGGTCCTGCGCGGACTGATCTTCGACACCGCCATCCCCGGAGCCCTCGGCATGATGACGGGGGTCGCCTTCGTCCTCTTCACCAACTACATGATCACGGACCCCGGCACCACGCCCTCCAAGCCCGTCGCCCAGATGGCCTTCGGCGGTGGCGTCGCCCTCATGTACGGGGTGCTCACCGCGCTGGGCATCGCCTACGGCATCTTCTTCGCCACCGCGGCCGTCTGCCTCGTCCGCGGCGGCTATCTCTGGTGGATCGACATCTCGGCCCGGCGCGGACTGAGCCTGGCCCCCGCTCCACCCACTGCGGACACCGACTCCCCGGTGGCCGCCCTCGCAGGCCCCGGGGCCACCCCGGGCACGGAGAAGGAGGCGATCGCCGCATGA